tatattttgtaccaccttacaagcccattcggatattttttacatttcggaccGGATACGGATcgggttttcggttcggttcagatttcgGGTTACggatattatatataaatgttgTTTAAATTTGTGGAATTAAAAACGTATTATGAAAAGCACgacaaaatgaaaaattaaaatgaataagAATACACGTTTATGATCGATTTTATAAACAAACATTAATCGTCACTGTTAAGCAACGGCAGAAACTATCCACGGCTGCATCCGAAGGCAGGCGTTTACTCCGGACCGTATCTATCTACCTCACTctcgaaaaaaaaaaccaggAAGAAGAAAAGTCAGATTCGCTGTCGTGTGTTGGCGAAGACACAAAGAGCAGTGATCAATCTTGGTAGCTAATGAGTAATGATGGGACGACCAGGGGCGGACGTAGGTGAAGACATACGGGGTCACGTGCCCccgtctctttttttttattttcttttcataagCTATACAATTGCTCTTCTAAACCTACAACTAAATatcatgaaataaaattatgtgACTCCGTCTAAATGGACTCTTGCGTCCGCCACTGGGGACGACACGGCCATGTTATAGCTTCATCTTTTCGCGAGTTCATCTCTGCTTAGTTTCACAGATAGAGGcgttttatttttccttatctACACAAAAAAGGCTTAATCAGATTCCATATCCTTCTTCAAGATCCGATCTTTGGGTGCTGGACCGGAAGAGCACGAGGTCGCATCTTGGAGGCAACGATCTTATGTTGACATAAAAAGAGACTTGTGTTACAGTTTACTCGTATTTAGAAGCTTATAGTTATCGGAGTCATCATATCTCATTTATATTAGCTACTCATATTAATTAGTCTACCACATTAAATGTGTTTAGAGTGCTGATTATAACTTTCAATCAAATGTGCAAACCCTTTATACTCATTCAGACTATATAACATACCGTTCACGGAAGCGTGCATCTGTTTTCATCGTCGTGAGGCGGGCGACTAAACATGCCCTAATGAGAAAAATGCAGTCTTGATTTTTTCCCGCGCCTTTTTATTCATCTTCCCGGTTTAAAACCTTTAACGACGTCGTTTCCACGGTTGACAGATTATATTACTGATACCAATAGATCCAACGACCCAGAGACGTTAGCCAATGAATGAAAACCACGCGGATCGATGATAATAGCTGTCGCGTACGGTGGCCAATAAACTAAGATCATGCGGATCGCTAGCTACAACCGTCAGATTAAAAAACAATCCAACGGATGGTATCCTCccttagaaataaaaaaacagaatcCTATATAAAACCTCTCACCATCCTTGTCTTATTTCAAAAACATTTCGAGCATGTCTGGGCGAGGAAAGGGAGGAAAGGGACTGGGAAAGGGAGGAGCCAAGAGGCACAGGAAGGTCCTCCGAGACAACATCCAGGGGATCACTAAGCCGGCGATTCGTCGTTTAGCGAGGAGAGGCGGTGTGAAGCGTATCAGCGGTTTGATCTACGAGGAGACTCGCGGCGTTCTCAAGATCTTTCTAGAGAATGTGATTCGTGACGCTGTTACTTACACTGAGCACGCTAGGAGGAAGACCGTGACGGCGATGGATGTTGTGTATGCTTTGAAGAGGCAGGGAAGGACTCTGTACGGGTTCGGCGGCTGAGGGGATTCAATTAGGGGTTTTTAAATCGCGTTTGTGTTTTTACGGTTTGGTTCTATTTGGGAGTTTAACAACTCTCTAAGTTGTCTTTATCTGAATGTTTTAAAAAAGCTTTATCTGAACTTGTCCGTCTCTTAGAAATTATTGAGGCATTTAGAAGGTGGGAAGGAGTATGAGCTTCTGATAATCGAATATCGACAAGTAATAGTTGTTGTGAGCTGGGACGGGTAGAGATTTCGATACTGGTCATTTAACGATGTTGTGAAAAGGATAATGTCCGAGACTAAGATGAACCTTTACATACTATGCTATCTCTCAATTATTAATCACTGGAAACGAATCAATTGTTGAAGCACTATTCTTGGtgtggaaattttttttttaagccaAGCTACCTCAAAAAAGTCAAAACTCGCACTTGCCGTGAATGTGTAGAAATAAAACGTGGGCTACCATGTTTATTATATCATTGCAAGTAAACAATCTTGACGATGGGTCCATAGTTTAGTGGTAGAATCCCCAACGCAGTCGGGAGGCACCGGTTCGATTCCGGTCGGATCCAACCTTATATTTTCTCATTAAAATGTATACTCTGTTTTAATATCATATTAATGTcactttaacatttttttttgttacaaaacaaattgtcattttaaaattcCAATTCAACTTTCagcttaaaattaattataaatgcattgattttataaataatttcagttatctcaaatactattagtcgaatatgtgtaattaataagatttttaatacatttcaatcattttcttaatatgtgtgaaaaatgtcaaagtaACATTCTTTATGAAATGAAGGATTAGGGGTGAACGctcgggtacccattcggattcggttcggatctattcgggttttgggttttcggggtcaaagatttcagccccattcggatatttctaagtttcagttcgggttcggttcggatctttgcggattcggttcggatctttgcggattcggttcggattcggataaCCCACTAAATTGTCACCATGGAGGGGAGGGACCCACCTGTTAATGCCATAACAAAGAAGCCTCCTTTATCGAAGGGTGATAAGAATGGCGGGCGGGATGATTGGGGGAACGATGAGTCTTTTAGATCGAACGATAAGAGGAGGAACCAGTCCGAGAGTGATTTTAGACAGGAACCATGGAGTTCACTTCAAAGTTATGTCACGTGTTTCATTGGCTCAGGTTGTATTCATTAATCCTTGGAACCCACGTTTGATTTGAAGTCATAGTTGGTAGCTTTAAGGTTTGGTATCTATGCTTTAGTTTCCGACAATGTAATGTCACACAAAACTAGTGTCTTGTTTAGAGATGCTCTCTAAGTCTCTATGCATAGCTTTTGCCAAATACTAGCGAGAATCTTGTAGAGTAAAAATCCTTTTGTTTCATCGTAGGTGAAAGAAGGTGGGTTAGATAACACGGTGAGTGAGACCGTTAACGTTGTTGCGAGTAAGACAACGGAGATAGGACAGAGGACATGGGGAATCATGAAAGGAGTGATGGCGATTGCTTCACAGAAGGTTGAAGAGTTTACTAAAGAAGAAGCATCAAACTGGAATCAACAGAACAAGAGCGGTTTCTACGATGACAAAGCAGCAACCAATTCATCATCAAGTTACCAAAGCAATTACCGTAACTCGAGTTCTTGTGATGACTGGGGAGAAGAGAGCAATTCCAAAAAGGAAGCAGCACCAAAAGTGTCACAAAGTGTTCACCACAACGGTTATGGTAACTCAAACTCCTGGGATGACTGGGGAGAAGAGAAGAATAGTACTACCAAGAAGGAAGCGGCACCAAAGGTGTCAGCTTCTAAGGATGATGACGCTGGTTGGGCTGGTTGGGATGATAAAGAAGATGATGGCTATTATCAGAGTGCTGCAGGGGATAAGAAATCTGTAGGCCATAATGGGAAACCACCGGAGCCGGCTTAAATAGGGGGGCGAGTAGTGCGACCGCTCTGGGCCCAATCCGTGGTCTCCTATATCTTAATAGATAAAGGtccgattttttttaaaaaaatacatgtatttttatattaaaaataagaaaaatggtCCCAGGATCCATGACACTATTAAGCCGGTCCTGGAAACCAGACACAGCTTGGACAAGTGGAGGTTTTATCTAGCGGTAAGCACAAATCAAGTATCGATTATCGAACATTTTAATGTCTATACAATCATGAATAACACTGTTGTCTAAATCCACTGGTGAAATGGTGAAAGAGGTTGTAAAGTTAAGGAAAAAGCAAAGCATGTGTGTTATTCGTGCTCTGTCACAAAGAGATAGAGAGCAGAGAGTGGCTATTACAGGTCTGGTTGTTTGTTTTCACATTATCGATTGATTGGGCGGTTCATGAACTAATGGTTGTCATTATTTGTTCTTATACAATATAGCTTTCTTTATTATCTTCATCATTAAATTTGTACACGCTTTATAGAGGACTGCTTGTGcttgctctcttttttgagattcgaatatatatttttttggtataaaatgtTGGTATTCTTTTACTCTTTCTTATAATTTACATGTCAATCTTTCATTAGTCATAGCCTCTACTCCTTTTTTTCAGGCCATGATTTATGATGCGTTTACATAACAGTGTGTttttttagccttgctaacatCATCAGTTCACCATACGATAAGTTGATAGCATATACGTATATAACATGTCACGGTCATTTGTTTCTAAAGACGTTACGATCTTAACTAGGCCTGGACGTTCAAGCGCCTATCAGTTTCGATTCGGATTTTTGATGTTTTCGATGTTAGCTCGTAAGTCCCTTTcggattttattaattataggGTTAGATTCGGTTGGGTTCCTTccgggttcggtttggattgGATACATGAAATCGGCCAAAAATATATTGTCCAAACCtcaaaaattgacaaaaaaaaattaaaatataaaatttattcacaaatctaattaaaaattagttaaactatttaaattgactaaaaagtattcaaaataataaataaaacaaactacaaaaatattctgaaaactctaaaatatctaaatcatcttaacatatataaaaacattaacatatttaactaatttcatATATCTTCAAATCCTAGtttggatttcggttcg
This Brassica napus cultivar Da-Ae chromosome C6, Da-Ae, whole genome shotgun sequence DNA region includes the following protein-coding sequences:
- the LOC111206688 gene encoding histone H4; this translates as MSGRGKGGKGLGKGGAKRHRKVLRDNIQGITKPAIRRLARRGGVKRISGLIYEETRGVLKIFLENVIRDAVTYTEHARRKTVTAMDVVYALKRQGRTLYGFGG
- the LOC125588564 gene encoding ADP-ribosylation factor GTPase-activating protein AGD7-like, whose product is MEGRDPPVNAITKKPPLSKGDKNGGRDDWGNDESFRSNDKRRNQSESDFRQEPWSSLQSYVTCFIGSVSDNVKEGGLDNTVSETVNVVASKTTEIGQRTWGIMKGVMAIASQKVEEFTKEEASNWNQQNKSGFYDDKAATNSSSSYQSNYRNSSSCDDWGEESNSKKEAAPKVSQSVHHNGYGNSNSWDDWGEEKNSTTKKEAAPKVSASKDDDAGWAGWDDKEDDGYYQSAAGDKKSVGHNGKPPEPA